A genomic segment from Canis lupus baileyi chromosome 13, mCanLup2.hap1, whole genome shotgun sequence encodes:
- the TMTC3 gene encoding protein O-mannosyl-transferase TMTC3 isoform X4, translating to MLQTLIKLIVLMFSTLLLVVIRVQVIQSQLPVFTRFDNPAAVSPTPTRQLTFNYLLPLNAWLLLNPSELCCDWTMGTIPLIESFLDVRNLATFTFFCFLGALGVFSLRYPGDSSKTVLMALCLMALPFIPASNLFFPVGFVVAERVLYVPSMGFCILVAHGWQKISNKSVLKKLSWVCLSMMIFTHALKTLHRNWDWESEYTLFMSALKVNKNNAKLWNNVGHALENEKNFERALKYFLQATHVQPDDIGAHMNVGRTYKNLNRTKEAEESYMMAKSLMPQIIPGKKYAARIAPNHLNVYINLANLIRANESRLEEADQLYRQAISMRPDFKQAYISRGELLLKMNKPLKAKEAYLKALELDRNNADLWYNLAIVHIELKEPNEALKNFNRALELNPKHKLALFNSAILMQESGEVKLRPEARKRLLSYINEEPQDANGYFNLGMLAMDDKKDSEAEVWLKKAIKLQADFRSALFNLALLYSQTAKELMALPILEELLRHYPDHIKGLILKGDILMNQKKDILGAKKCFEKILEMDPTNVQGKHNLCVVYFEEKDLLKAERCLVETLALAPHEEYIQRHLNIVRDKISSSSFAEQPVSPADKTSGVEGEKIPTEKVKEVRSEPRPTQIIKPSDNKSQSKSNKQLGKNTDKQTPHKTTKEIKEIEKKRVAALKRLEEIERILNGE from the exons ATGCTGCAGACACTAATAAAACTCATTGTTTTGATGTTCAGTACACTATTACTTGTTGTGATTAGAGTCCAGGTTATTCAGTCCCAACTTCCAGTATTCACCAG GTTTGATAACCCAGCTGCTGTAAGCCCAACTCCTACAAGGCAGCTAACTTTTAACTATCTCCTTCCTTTGAATGCTTGGCTTCTATTAAATCCTTCAGAACTCTGCTGTGATTGGACCATGGGAACAATACCCCTAATAGAGTCATTTCTAGATGTTAGAAATCTTGCCACAtttactttcttttgctttttggggGCATTGGGAGTATTCAGTCTCAGATACCCTGGTGATTCCTCCAAGACTGTTCTAATG GCACTTTGTTTGATGGCGTTACCATTTATTCCTGCATCGAACCTTTTTTTCCCAGTTGGATTTGTTGTTGCTGAGCGAGTATTATATGTTCCTAGCATGGGGTTCTGTATTTTGGTAGCCCATGGATGGcagaaaatatcaaacaaaag TGTATTAAAAAAGTTATCCTGGGTTTGTCTGTCTATGATGATATTCACTCATGCCTTAAAAACACTCCACAGAAATTGGGATTGGGAATCTGAATATACATTGTTTATGTCAGCTTTGAAG gtaaataaaaataatgccaaaTTATGGAATAATGTGGGTCATGctctggaaaatgaaaagaactttGAGAGAGCTTTGAAATACTTTTTACAGGCTACCCATGTTCAGCCAG atgATATTGGTGCCCACATGAATGTAGGAAGAacttacaaaaatttaaatagaacCAAAGAAGCTGAAGAATCTTACATGATGGCTAAGTCACTGATGCCCCAG ATTATTCCTGGTAAAAAATATGCGGCCAGAATTGCCCCTAACCACCTGAATGTTTATATTAATCTGGCCAATCTGATCCGAGCAAATGAGTCCCGGCTGGAAGAAGCAGATCAGCTATACCGACAAGCAATAAGCATGAGACCTGACTTCAAGCAGGCTTATATTAGCAG AGgagaattgcttttaaaaatgaataaacctcTTAAAGCGAAAGAAGCATATCTTAAAGCACTAGAGCTGGACAGAAATAATGCAGATCTTTGGTACAACTTGGCAATTGTTCATATTGAACTTAAAGAACCAAATGAAGCCCTAAAAAATTTTAATCGTGCTTTAGAACTAAATCCAAAGCATAAGCTAGCATTATTCAATTCTGCTATATTAATGCAAGAATCAG gtGAGGTTAAACTCAGACCTGAAGCCAGAAAACGACTTCTAAGCTATATAAATGAAGAGCCACAAGATGCTAATGGTTATTTCAACCTGGGAATGCTTGCCATGGATGACAAAAAGGACAGTGAAGCAGAGGTGTGGTTGAAGAAAGCCATAAAATTACAAGCTGATTTCAGAAGTGCTTTGTTTAATCTGGCTCTCCTTTATTCTCAGACTGCAAAGGAATTAATGGCTTTGCCAATTTTGGAAGAGTTACTCAGACACTATCCTGATCATATCAAGGGTCTCATTTTAAAGGGAGACATTCTGATGAATCAAAAGAAAGATATACTTGGagcaaaaaaatgttttgaaaagattttgGAGATGGATCCAACCAATGTTCAAGGAAAACACAATCTTTGTGTTGTTTATTTTGAAGAGAAGGACTTACTAAAAGCTGAAAGATGCCTGGTTGAAACATTGGCACTAGCGCCACATGAAGAATATATTCAACGCCATTTGAACATAGTCAGGGATAAAATTTCCTCCTCTAGTTTTGCAGAACAGCCAGTATCCCCAGCTGATAAGACTTCAGGTgtagaaggagaaaaaattccaactgaaaaagtaaaagaagtaaGAAGTGAACCCAGACCTACACAGATTATAAAACCAAGTGATAATAAAAGTCAGTCTAAATCCAACaaacaattaggaaaaaatacagacaaaCAGACCccccacaaaacaacaaaagaaatcaaagaaattgagaagaaaagaGTTGCTGCTTTAAAAAGACTAGAAGAGATAGAACGTATTTTAAATGGTGAATAG